The Bos indicus isolate NIAB-ARS_2022 breed Sahiwal x Tharparkar chromosome X, NIAB-ARS_B.indTharparkar_mat_pri_1.0, whole genome shotgun sequence genome has a window encoding:
- the TRPC5OS gene encoding putative uncharacterized protein TRPC5OS has protein sequence MQRGMASTPATVLIDGLIDCIAQLIRIAEELLQFITQEPVPCIEQNDGAEEPEVDAFLSEEAPLPDLADLLDLESILTPREDEDLLFDVDQALLEIGELYEKQLDSVNKELRNG, from the coding sequence ATGCAGAGAGGCATGGCGTCTACACCAGCCACTGTACTTATTGATGGACTTATTGACTGTATAGCCCAATTAATACGAATAGCTGAAGAGCTTTTACAGTTTATTACACAAGAACCAGTTCCTTGTATTGAGCAAAATGAtggagcagaagaaccagaagtagatgcttttctttcTGAGGAAGCTCCACTACCAGACCTTGCTGATCTCCTAGACTTAGAATCAATACTGACACCAAGAGAAGATGAAGACCTACTCTTTGATGTAGATCAAGCTCTGTTAGAAATAGGTGAATTATATGAAAAACAACTCGATAGTGTTAACAAGGAGTTGAGAAATGGCTAA